CTTTGCTGCGGGCGGCCATGCACGCGGCCGGCAGAGCAATTTCAGAGTAAAAATGCTCCAGGCTGTCCTTCGGGGCGGCCGCGCCTCATGTTTCCACAGGTACGCCGCCGCACGCAGGGCCAGCATGCTCTTCAAGCCGTGCCCTGTCCAGCCAGCCACAAAAACGTCACAATGTCCGGCTGGCGTAAGTACGCCCCCGGCCGTGGCACACGGCAAAACCCCCGATCCTGACGACCGGGGGTTTGCAGTGTTGCTGTCCGGCATACACCGGCAGCGCAAAAAACGGTTGGCGTCCTATTTTTTGTCAGTCTTGCCAGCGGGCTTGTCGGCAGGGGCAGCGGGTTTTTCCGCAGCCTTGTCGGCGGGCTTGTCGGCGGGCTTGGACGCTTCGGCGGCAGGAGCGGCAGCGGCGTCGCCCTCGGGGGCCACGGGCTTGAATTCCACCTTCTGCTTGTTCATGGCCGCGATGATGTCAGCGGTCACGTCAGTCTTGGGGTCAAAAGAAGCCGCCGCTTCGGAACTGATGATAAGGGCATAGCCCTTTTCAGTGCGGTACGCATTGACGATGCGCTGCATGGTGTCATACAGCACGTTGACCACGTTCTGCTGTTCCACCTGCATACGCTGCTGCGACATCATATAGA
The sequence above is drawn from the Desulfovibrio sp. genome and encodes:
- a CDS encoding OmpH family outer membrane protein, which translates into the protein MRIRYFMPLALLLSLMLIACQQGEGTSQSKLAVVDMTRIMRDSEAGKAGVKHLEALQADMQEQLNAIQGRLEKNGSDADAQKELQTVYMMSQQRMQVEQQNVVNVLYDTMQRIVNAYRTEKGYALIISSEAAASFDPKTDVTADIIAAMNKQKVEFKPVAPEGDAAAAPAAEASKPADKPADKAAEKPAAPADKPAGKTDKK